One region of Cyanobium sp. M30B3 genomic DNA includes:
- a CDS encoding glycosyltransferase, translating to MLCHLSHAADASDGGIATAVAALLAAQQAAGLAPSWLTADRFPPRQRDRALAAAALATSSIATSSIAPDQALPPADLLHLHGLWRSPTRIAPRLAAAGLPLVIAPHGMLDPGALAISRRRKQMVWRLWERRALGSARCLHALCPAEAAAIRALLPQVPIAVIPNGVELPAPLAPRLPPPAWAGVVPAGEPVLLFLGRFHPKKGLDPLLAAWQAAAAAAERAGWWLALVGYGDGDALAQRVAAAQARGELKRLLVLGPVFDAEKAAVLQAASAFVLPSFSEGLPMAALEAMAHRLPCLLSEACNLPQAFSAGAALVAEPQEAPLAASLQQLFALSASERAAMGAAGQALVREQFSWPQVAEHTRLLYSWILGGGPPPSFVDWPHKGSRTAHR from the coding sequence GTGGCCGCCCTGCTCGCCGCCCAGCAGGCCGCCGGCCTCGCCCCCAGCTGGCTCACCGCCGACCGCTTCCCCCCCCGCCAGCGCGACCGCGCCCTCGCCGCCGCCGCCCTCGCCACCTCCTCCATTGCCACCTCCTCCATTGCCCCAGATCAGGCCCTCCCGCCTGCCGATCTCCTCCACCTCCACGGCCTCTGGCGCAGCCCCACCCGCATCGCCCCCCGCCTGGCCGCCGCCGGCCTGCCCCTGGTGATCGCCCCCCACGGCATGCTCGACCCCGGCGCCCTGGCCATCTCCCGCCGCCGCAAGCAGATGGTGTGGCGGCTGTGGGAGCGGCGTGCCCTGGGTTCGGCCCGCTGCCTGCATGCCCTCTGCCCCGCGGAGGCCGCCGCCATCCGCGCCCTCTTGCCCCAGGTTCCCATCGCCGTGATCCCCAACGGTGTGGAGCTGCCCGCCCCTTTGGCGCCTCGCCTGCCGCCTCCCGCCTGGGCCGGGGTGGTGCCGGCCGGCGAGCCCGTGCTGCTCTTCCTCGGCCGCTTTCACCCCAAGAAGGGTCTCGATCCCCTGCTGGCCGCCTGGCAGGCCGCCGCCGCTGCCGCCGAACGCGCCGGCTGGTGGCTGGCCCTGGTGGGCTATGGCGATGGCGATGCCCTCGCCCAGCGGGTGGCGGCCGCCCAGGCGCGCGGCGAGCTCAAGCGCCTGTTGGTGCTCGGACCAGTTTTCGATGCCGAGAAGGCCGCCGTGCTCCAGGCCGCCAGCGCCTTCGTGCTGCCCTCGTTTTCTGAGGGCCTGCCCATGGCTGCCCTCGAGGCCATGGCCCACCGCCTGCCCTGCCTGCTCAGCGAAGCCTGCAACCTGCCCCAGGCCTTCAGCGCCGGCGCCGCCCTGGTGGCCGAACCCCAGGAAGCCCCCCTCGCCGCCTCCCTGCAGCAGCTCTTTGCCCTCAGCGCCAGCGAGCGCGCCGCCATGGGCGCGGCTGGCCAGGCCCTGGTGCGTGAGCAGTTCAGCTGGCCCCAGGTGGCCGAGCACACCCGCCTGCTCTACAGCTGGATCCTGGGCGGAGGCCCCCCGCCCTCGTTCGTGGACTGGCCCCACAAAGGTTCTCGAACAGCTCACCGCTGA